The proteins below are encoded in one region of Campylobacter rectus:
- a CDS encoding DUF5675 family protein, translated as MKLQITRFKNIKDGTLGKFELLFNGKIFLEGYTLEPAGPDTTARGKDRRMPEGIYDVFWHHSARFNRVLPVLYNEKVPKDRYIEIHSGNYPKHTEGCILLGSTFSDEGVFNSLSTLKSFLALTLNKELQVEIINKF; from the coding sequence ATGAAGCTACAAATCACGAGATTTAAAAATATCAAAGACGGCACGCTCGGCAAATTTGAGCTGCTTTTTAACGGCAAGATCTTTTTAGAGGGCTACACCCTAGAGCCTGCGGGGCCCGATACTACCGCACGCGGCAAAGATAGGCGCATGCCTGAGGGCATTTATGACGTGTTTTGGCATCATTCGGCCAGATTTAACCGTGTTTTGCCGGTGCTTTACAACGAAAAAGTGCCTAAAGACCGTTATATAGAGATCCATTCGGGCAATTACCCCAAACACACCGAGGGATGCATACTTTTGGGATCTACGTTTAGCGATGAGGGCGTTTTTAATAGTCTTAGCACTCTAAAAAGTTTTTTGGCTCTAACGTTAAACAAAGAGCTCCAAGTGGAAATAATCAATAAATTTTAG